Proteins encoded by one window of Mesorhizobium sp. INR15:
- a CDS encoding acyltransferase, giving the protein MADISATHGALPRSVADSSPRARLAYLDGWRGLSIALVLIGHFFPVPGINLGVMGVEFFFVLSGRLMAEILFVERYPLKKFFKRRFSRIYPALLVFVAVAMTALTGTFIAFKWKAALTALTFTYNYAGAFVTRAGALDHIWSLCVEEHAYVILALISVLVSRRDRVITLLVGLALLAMANGAVSYWVFKMDYEATYWRTDVHIASILLSAAICLLKADGRLPQILRGNHIALAATCGAVILFLDAVSTPIHYLLAVPLLALAVNALDFSGRYISGMLSSWPMATLGLWSYSLYLWQQPFYKFVFDQGSAPIPMLAGAFACALFSYYVVERPARQWLNRNW; this is encoded by the coding sequence ATGGCCGACATCTCCGCGACGCATGGTGCCTTGCCCCGGTCTGTCGCCGACAGTTCGCCCAGGGCAAGGCTCGCCTATCTCGACGGCTGGCGTGGCCTGTCGATCGCGCTGGTCTTGATCGGCCATTTCTTTCCTGTCCCGGGAATCAATCTCGGTGTGATGGGCGTCGAATTTTTCTTCGTGCTCAGCGGGCGGCTGATGGCCGAGATCCTGTTTGTCGAACGCTATCCGCTGAAAAAATTCTTCAAGCGCCGGTTCTCACGCATCTACCCCGCGCTTCTGGTCTTCGTGGCAGTGGCGATGACTGCCCTGACCGGGACATTCATCGCGTTCAAATGGAAGGCGGCGCTGACCGCGCTGACATTCACCTACAATTATGCCGGAGCCTTTGTGACAAGGGCAGGGGCGCTCGATCATATCTGGTCGCTGTGCGTCGAAGAGCACGCCTATGTCATCCTGGCGCTGATCAGCGTGCTGGTTTCGCGCCGCGACCGTGTCATCACGCTGCTGGTCGGGCTGGCCCTGCTGGCGATGGCGAATGGCGCGGTCTCGTACTGGGTGTTCAAGATGGACTACGAGGCCACCTATTGGCGCACCGACGTGCATATCGCGTCGATCCTGCTGTCGGCCGCCATCTGCCTGCTCAAGGCCGACGGCAGGCTGCCGCAAATCCTCCGGGGCAACCATATCGCGCTCGCTGCAACTTGTGGTGCGGTCATCCTGTTCCTCGACGCGGTGTCAACGCCAATCCACTATCTGCTCGCGGTGCCGCTGCTGGCATTGGCGGTCAATGCGCTCGATTTCAGCGGCCGTTATATATCCGGAATGCTGTCATCCTGGCCGATGGCGACACTCGGCCTGTGGTCGTACTCGCTCTACCTCTGGCAGCAGCCCTTTTACAAATTCGTCTTTGATCAGGGCAGCGCGCCGATACCGATGCTGGCTGGTGCCTTTGCCTGCGCGCTGTTCAGTTACTACGTCGTCGAGCGGCCGGCACGGCAATGGCTGAATCGCAACTGGTGA
- a CDS encoding SRPBCC family protein, which yields MPSNVFRFDESWHIPEATPQEVWEVLSDAELLPLWWGDVYKEVEPLDRKGKATVCSRARARARGALPYELNFIVEAAELEPGRLVVVKTFGDFDGLWRAELSPSGTSTQVQLTWQVTVLRPILKFLAPLLRPAFAWNHRWTTPRGEAGLKRYLAENKKRTA from the coding sequence ATGCCAAGCAACGTCTTCCGCTTCGACGAAAGCTGGCATATCCCGGAGGCAACACCTCAGGAAGTGTGGGAGGTCTTGTCCGATGCTGAACTGCTGCCGCTCTGGTGGGGTGATGTCTACAAGGAAGTCGAGCCACTCGACCGAAAGGGCAAGGCGACGGTTTGCTCCCGCGCAAGGGCGCGGGCTCGCGGCGCCCTGCCCTACGAACTGAACTTCATCGTCGAGGCAGCGGAACTCGAACCGGGCCGGCTGGTGGTTGTCAAAACCTTCGGCGATTTCGACGGGCTTTGGCGCGCGGAACTGTCGCCATCAGGTACTAGCACCCAGGTTCAATTGACCTGGCAGGTCACTGTGCTGAGGCCGATCCTGAAGTTCCTCGCTCCGCTGCTGCGGCCAGCTTTCGCCTGGAACCACCGCTGGACGACACCACGCGGCGAGGCTGGGCTTAAGCGGTATCTGGCCGAGAACAAGAAACGAACCGCCTGA
- a CDS encoding xanthine dehydrogenase family protein subunit M, which yields MYSVNYHRAASVTDAAKLLKTGDAKPLSGGMTLIPAMKTRLAAPSDLVDLSRLKELQGIKVSGKTVTIGAGTTHYDVARDEKLRKACPALAHLASLIGDPAVRYRGTIGGSIANNDPAADYPAALLALGATITTNKRQIAADKFFKGLFETSLKEGEIVTTVTFTAPAKAAYEKFRNPASRYAIVGVFVAKGKDGVSVAVTGAGDDGVFRSKEIEAALAKSFEASALEGMKVPAKSLMTDIHASADYRANLIVVMAKRAVAAANG from the coding sequence ATGTATTCGGTCAACTACCACCGCGCCGCCTCGGTCACTGACGCAGCCAAGTTGCTCAAGACGGGTGATGCAAAACCGCTGTCGGGCGGGATGACGCTGATCCCGGCGATGAAGACGCGGCTTGCGGCACCTTCCGATCTAGTCGACCTGTCGCGTCTCAAGGAGCTGCAAGGCATCAAGGTGTCGGGCAAGACGGTCACCATCGGTGCCGGCACCACGCATTACGACGTCGCCCGCGACGAGAAACTCCGGAAGGCCTGTCCGGCGCTTGCCCATCTGGCGTCGCTGATCGGCGATCCGGCGGTGCGCTACAGAGGCACGATCGGCGGTTCGATCGCCAACAACGACCCGGCCGCCGACTATCCGGCTGCACTCTTGGCGCTGGGTGCCACAATCACCACCAACAAGCGCCAGATCGCGGCCGACAAGTTCTTCAAGGGCCTGTTCGAGACGTCACTGAAGGAAGGTGAGATCGTCACTACTGTCACTTTCACCGCACCGGCGAAGGCCGCCTACGAGAAGTTCCGCAACCCGGCGTCACGGTACGCGATCGTCGGTGTGTTCGTGGCCAAGGGCAAGGATGGCGTCAGCGTAGCCGTCACCGGCGCCGGCGACGACGGTGTGTTCCGCTCGAAGGAAATCGAGGCGGCACTGGCCAAGAGCTTCGAGGCATCCGCGCTGGAAGGCATGAAGGTGCCGGCCAAGAGCCTGATGACGGACATTCACGCTTCGGCGGATTACCGCGCCAATCTGATCGTGGTGATGGCCAAGCGCGCGGTGGCTGCCGCCAACGGCTGA
- a CDS encoding IS5 family transposase, giving the protein MGPSDPNVRLHHCPRPCLGSGRKGGQQGQALGRSRGGFTTKIHAKADNSGDIIAFDLTGGQVADTTRFETLLDIGPDITPRAALGDKGYSSKANRAAARTRGIAPVIPHKANEKNRPAFFAKTLYKARARIEQGFGRLKRFKRVALRCEKTARNFRSIVSFAAGLCLIKFVHTA; this is encoded by the coding sequence ATCGGCCCATCTGATCCAAATGTTCGACTCCACCATTGTCCGCGCCCATGTCTCGGCAGCGGGCGCAAAGGGGGGCAGCAAGGCCAGGCGCTCGGCCGCTCGCGCGGCGGGTTCACAACGAAAATCCACGCCAAGGCGGACAATTCTGGCGACATCATCGCGTTCGATCTGACCGGTGGCCAGGTTGCCGACACAACCCGCTTCGAGACCCTGCTCGACATAGGGCCGGACATCACCCCACGCGCCGCGCTGGGCGACAAAGGCTATTCCAGCAAGGCCAATCGCGCCGCCGCGCGGACACGCGGCATCGCCCCGGTGATCCCTCACAAGGCCAACGAGAAAAACAGGCCAGCCTTCTTCGCCAAGACGCTCTACAAGGCGCGCGCCCGCATCGAACAAGGCTTCGGGCGGCTCAAGCGCTTCAAACGCGTTGCCCTGCGATGCGAAAAGACCGCACGAAACTTCCGCTCAATCGTAAGCTTCGCCGCAGGCCTATGCTTGATCAAATTCGTCCACACGGCCTAA
- a CDS encoding copper homeostasis protein CutC — protein sequence MDRILTQNPRLPLIEICVEGIDGLLAAQAAGADRVELCASLVEGGITPSLGTVRAALDQATVPFHVMVRPRGGDFLYSETEYRSMLADVAALRDLGVAGVVFGCLNSDGTIDEQRMSELTKAAGPINVTCHRAFDMTRDPAEALETLIRCKVGRVLTSGQRDTAVEGSALLADLVRQAGDRIIILGCGGLDLHNIADIRARTGLSEMHFAALREGPSGMVYRNSKVGMGGSDLDREYRNTLTDEAAVAATIAAAKA from the coding sequence ATGGATAGAATCTTGACTCAAAACCCTCGCCTGCCTCTGATTGAAATCTGTGTTGAAGGCATTGATGGCCTTCTGGCAGCGCAAGCCGCTGGCGCCGACCGGGTCGAACTCTGCGCCAGCCTGGTTGAAGGCGGTATCACGCCCAGCCTTGGCACAGTGCGCGCGGCACTCGATCAGGCGACGGTGCCTTTTCACGTGATGGTGCGGCCGCGCGGCGGCGACTTCCTTTACAGCGAGACCGAATATCGCTCGATGCTCGCCGATGTCGCGGCACTGCGCGACCTCGGCGTGGCCGGCGTTGTGTTCGGCTGCCTAAACAGCGACGGCACAATTGACGAACAGCGCATGAGTGAGTTGACCAAAGCCGCGGGCCCAATCAACGTCACATGCCATCGCGCCTTCGACATGACGCGCGACCCAGCCGAGGCGCTCGAAACGCTGATCCGCTGCAAGGTCGGCCGCGTGCTGACCAGCGGCCAACGCGACACAGCGGTTGAGGGCTCGGCACTGCTGGCGGATCTGGTCCGGCAAGCCGGCGACCGCATCATCATCCTCGGCTGCGGTGGTCTCGACCTGCACAACATCGCCGATATCCGCGCGAGAACCGGCCTGTCCGAAATGCATTTCGCGGCACTCCGGGAAGGACCCAGCGGCATGGTCTACCGCAATTCCAAGGTCGGCATGGGCGGCTCCGACCTCGACCGCGAGTATCGCAACACGCTGACCGACGAAGCAGCGGTGGCGGCGACGATCGCCGCGGCCAAGGCGTGA
- a CDS encoding xanthine dehydrogenase family protein molybdopterin-binding subunit gives MGIEGVGARVARKEDKRFITGAGRYVDDMVVPGMKHAAFVRSPHAHAQIKKIDVKQAQAMPGVIGVLTGKELKADGIGNLICGWMIHSKDGSPMKMGAWSPLAFDRVRYVGDAVVIVVAETKSQARDAAEAVDITYKELKSVVDASKAMDKGAPQIHPEADNNLIFDWDIGNADETAAAFTKAAHVVKMDIINNRLVPNAMEPRAALGHYDKAEDHYTCWTTSQNPHVARLVMSAFYNVAPENKLRVIAPDVGGGFGSKIYIYPEELVCLWASKKTGVPVKWVADRTESFLTDAHGRDHHTHAEMAFDKDHKILGLKVETKANLGAYMSLFSSATPTYLYATLLSGQYNIPAIHANVKAIYTNTAPVDAYRGAGRPEATFVMERMMETAARQFGVSPAELRRKNFVTAFPHQTPVIMCYDAGDYGASLDAAMKASDYAGFAKRKAAAAKKGLLRGIGMSCYIEACGIAPSAAVGSLGAGVGLWESAEVRVNAVGTIEVLTGSHSHGQGHETTFAQLVNERFGVPIDSVSIIHGDTDKVQMGMGTYGSRSGAVGMSAIVKALDKVEAKAKKIAAHLLEADESDIVIENGALKVAGTDKNVPWFQMALAAYTAHNLPGGMEPGLKETAFYDPSNFTFPAGCYICEVEVDPETGMTEIIQFVAADDFGNIINPMIVEGQVHGGLAQGIGQALLEGAHYDSSGQLLTASFMDYTMPRAGDLPSFKVSTSNTPCPGNPLGIKGCGEAGAIGSPPAVINAITDAIGSNDLAMPASPSTVWAAIRAAAKH, from the coding sequence ATGGGCATTGAAGGTGTTGGCGCTCGCGTTGCGCGCAAGGAAGACAAGCGGTTCATCACCGGCGCCGGCCGTTATGTCGACGACATGGTGGTTCCTGGCATGAAGCATGCCGCGTTCGTGCGCAGTCCGCACGCACACGCACAGATCAAGAAGATCGACGTGAAACAGGCGCAGGCCATGCCGGGCGTCATTGGCGTTCTGACCGGCAAGGAACTCAAGGCCGACGGCATCGGCAACCTCATCTGCGGCTGGATGATCCATTCCAAGGATGGCTCGCCGATGAAGATGGGCGCATGGTCGCCCTTGGCGTTCGACAGGGTCCGCTATGTCGGCGATGCCGTCGTCATCGTCGTAGCCGAGACCAAGAGCCAGGCCCGCGACGCGGCCGAAGCCGTCGACATCACCTACAAGGAATTGAAATCGGTCGTCGATGCATCCAAGGCGATGGACAAGGGTGCGCCGCAGATACATCCCGAAGCCGACAACAATCTGATTTTCGACTGGGATATCGGCAACGCCGATGAGACGGCGGCCGCCTTCACGAAGGCCGCCCATGTCGTCAAGATGGACATCATCAACAATCGTCTCGTGCCCAATGCGATGGAGCCGCGCGCGGCGCTAGGCCACTATGACAAGGCCGAAGACCACTACACCTGCTGGACAACGTCGCAGAACCCGCATGTCGCGCGGCTGGTGATGAGCGCCTTCTACAATGTCGCGCCGGAAAACAAGCTGCGCGTCATAGCGCCCGACGTCGGCGGCGGTTTCGGCTCGAAGATCTACATTTACCCGGAAGAGCTCGTCTGCCTGTGGGCTTCGAAGAAGACCGGAGTACCGGTCAAATGGGTGGCCGACCGCACTGAGAGCTTCCTCACCGACGCGCATGGCCGCGACCATCATACCCATGCTGAAATGGCCTTCGACAAGGACCACAAGATTCTCGGCCTGAAGGTCGAGACGAAAGCCAATCTCGGCGCCTACATGTCGCTGTTCTCGTCGGCGACGCCAACCTACCTCTACGCGACGCTTTTGTCGGGCCAGTACAATATCCCGGCGATCCACGCCAATGTGAAGGCGATCTACACCAACACCGCACCCGTCGATGCCTATCGCGGGGCAGGGCGGCCAGAAGCCACCTTCGTCATGGAGCGGATGATGGAGACCGCCGCGCGGCAGTTCGGCGTGTCGCCGGCCGAGTTGCGCCGCAAGAATTTCGTCACGGCGTTCCCGCATCAGACGCCGGTCATCATGTGCTACGACGCTGGCGATTATGGAGCCTCGCTCGACGCGGCGATGAAGGCTTCCGACTATGCCGGCTTTGCCAAGCGCAAGGCGGCGGCGGCCAAGAAGGGCCTGCTGCGCGGCATCGGCATGAGCTGCTATATCGAGGCCTGCGGCATCGCACCATCGGCGGCGGTGGGATCGCTCGGCGCTGGTGTCGGTCTTTGGGAATCGGCCGAGGTGCGCGTCAACGCGGTTGGCACGATCGAAGTGCTGACCGGATCGCACAGCCACGGTCAGGGCCATGAGACAACCTTCGCGCAACTGGTCAACGAGCGCTTTGGCGTGCCGATCGATTCGGTCTCGATCATCCATGGCGACACCGACAAGGTGCAGATGGGCATGGGCACCTACGGCTCGCGCTCGGGCGCGGTCGGCATGTCCGCGATCGTCAAGGCACTCGACAAGGTCGAGGCCAAGGCCAAGAAGATCGCGGCGCATCTGCTCGAGGCCGATGAGAGCGACATCGTCATCGAGAATGGCGCGCTGAAGGTCGCGGGCACGGACAAGAACGTGCCCTGGTTCCAGATGGCGCTCGCCGCCTACACTGCCCACAATCTGCCGGGCGGCATGGAGCCCGGCCTGAAGGAAACTGCGTTCTACGATCCGTCGAATTTCACCTTCCCCGCCGGCTGCTACATCTGCGAAGTCGAGGTCGACCCCGAAACCGGCATGACCGAGATCATCCAGTTCGTCGCCGCCGACGATTTCGGCAACATCATCAACCCGATGATCGTCGAGGGACAGGTGCATGGTGGATTGGCTCAAGGCATCGGCCAGGCGCTGCTCGAGGGCGCCCACTACGACAGCAGCGGCCAGCTGCTGACCGCCAGCTTCATGGACTACACCATGCCGCGCGCCGGCGACCTGCCGTCGTTCAAGGTCTCGACCTCGAACACGCCATGCCCGGGCAATCCGCTCGGCATCAAGGGCTGCGGCGAGGCCGGCGCCATCGGCTCGCCGCCGGCTGTCATCAATGCCATCACCGACGCCATCGGCAGCAATGATCTTGCCATGCCGGCATCGCCGTCCACGGTCTGGGCAGCGATCCGCGCCGCCGCGAAACACTGA
- a CDS encoding cupin domain-containing protein yields the protein MRKILVSVLLIAASLSANPASALDSSGTPVVVTPLASRTQTASGQPITLPQKNVQVLVSTYDIAPGATLPVHRHPFPRYAYVQAGTLQVTNVETGKSNTYKSGDFIIEMIGQWHQATNVGDGPVKLLVIDQVEEGAKNTELRQ from the coding sequence ATGCGAAAAATTCTGGTGTCGGTGCTGCTGATCGCGGCTTCCTTGTCCGCGAATCCCGCTTCAGCGCTGGACAGCAGCGGAACCCCGGTTGTCGTGACGCCACTGGCGTCACGCACGCAGACGGCCTCTGGCCAGCCAATCACGCTGCCGCAAAAGAACGTTCAGGTGCTGGTTTCGACCTACGATATCGCACCGGGCGCGACTTTGCCGGTCCACAGGCATCCGTTTCCACGTTATGCTTATGTTCAGGCTGGCACGCTTCAGGTCACCAATGTCGAGACCGGCAAAAGCAACACCTACAAATCAGGCGACTTCATCATCGAAATGATCGGACAATGGCATCAGGCGACCAATGTCGGTGACGGCCCGGTCAAGCTGCTGGTGATCGACCAGGTTGAAGAAGGCGCCAAGAATACCGAACTGCGCCAGTAA
- a CDS encoding exopolysaccharide production repressor protein, translating to MASELEYRVSMYFPRFLIGMFATSGIVAIWAYTATGSIWKALVWTIIAAIVLQVGYFAVVVRRISNLPADQQAEPDTDTTNKEPVVPTSQQRRFDSRRGQA from the coding sequence ATGGCATCAGAGCTTGAGTACAGGGTGAGTATGTATTTCCCGCGATTTCTGATCGGAATGTTCGCGACATCTGGCATCGTCGCGATCTGGGCCTACACGGCCACTGGATCAATCTGGAAAGCCCTTGTCTGGACAATCATCGCCGCCATTGTGTTGCAGGTCGGATATTTCGCGGTGGTGGTCAGGCGCATCTCAAATCTGCCTGCCGATCAACAGGCGGAACCAGATACGGACACCACCAACAAGGAGCCGGTCGTGCCAACTTCGCAACAGCGGCGTTTTGATTCCCGGCGCGGCCAAGCTTAA
- a CDS encoding GNAT family N-acetyltransferase: MTAPSPIDRILPNDEAAILALNNEHAAELSWLEPERLSFLLGEAFYARRIGNLEAFIMTFDQNARYDSPNFLWFRERYERFVYVDRVVVAADARGRGHARRIYQDLFDHALRAEHTVVTCEVNKDPPNPASDAFHAALGFAEAGEAVIHGGEKAVRYYVRRIAA; encoded by the coding sequence ATGACTGCCCCATCTCCGATCGATCGCATCTTGCCGAATGATGAAGCCGCGATCCTGGCGCTCAACAACGAGCATGCGGCCGAATTGTCCTGGCTTGAGCCAGAGCGATTGTCCTTTCTGCTTGGCGAGGCGTTTTACGCGCGCCGCATTGGCAATCTCGAAGCCTTCATCATGACCTTCGACCAGAATGCCCGCTACGACAGCCCGAATTTCCTCTGGTTCCGCGAACGTTACGAGCGCTTCGTTTATGTAGACCGCGTTGTGGTGGCGGCAGATGCGCGCGGGCGCGGCCATGCCCGCCGAATCTACCAGGACCTGTTCGACCACGCGCTGCGCGCCGAACACACGGTGGTTACCTGCGAGGTCAACAAGGATCCGCCCAATCCGGCCTCGGATGCCTTCCACGCCGCACTTGGTTTCGCCGAGGCCGGCGAGGCGGTGATCCATGGCGGCGAGAAGGCCGTGCGCTACTATGTCAGGCGGATTGCCGCCTGA
- a CDS encoding carboxymuconolactone decarboxylase family protein: MQSRLKNPVMLIPGALQALLALDKSTEAADVSYVMRKLVHLRASQINGCGVCVDMHARELKKAGEKDERIFALAAWRETPYFTDAERAALALTEAATRLADRPDAVPDDVWDEAARHYDEKALAALVIQIALINAFNRLNATTRQVVGAWA; the protein is encoded by the coding sequence ATGCAATCACGATTGAAGAACCCGGTGATGCTCATTCCCGGCGCCCTGCAGGCTCTGCTGGCCCTGGACAAGTCGACGGAGGCTGCGGACGTATCCTATGTGATGCGCAAACTCGTCCATCTGCGGGCCAGCCAGATCAATGGCTGCGGCGTCTGTGTCGACATGCATGCGCGCGAACTGAAGAAGGCCGGCGAAAAGGACGAGCGCATCTTTGCCCTCGCGGCATGGCGGGAAACGCCATATTTCACCGATGCCGAACGCGCCGCCCTTGCCCTCACCGAGGCCGCCACAAGGCTCGCCGACCGGCCGGACGCGGTGCCGGATGATGTCTGGGACGAGGCTGCACGCCACTATGATGAAAAGGCGCTTGCCGCCCTGGTCATCCAGATTGCGCTGATCAACGCTTTCAACCGCCTCAACGCCACGACAAGGCAGGTGGTTGGCGCCTGGGCCTGA